One genomic window of Candidatus Krumholzibacteriota bacterium includes the following:
- the hcp gene encoding hydroxylamine reductase — protein MFCFQCQETAGNAGCTKRGVCGKDETTANMQDLLLYVLRGVAVHAERLDQADPLFGKAGRFTMRALFATITNANFSADRIAALVRESIALRDELAAKTPAGDLPEAARWRGASMEEFLAAASGVGVLATDDEDARSLRELLVYGLKGIAAYADHAAVLGREDPAIYAFAFKALASLTRETDGDALFALVMEAGSMAVTTMALLDAANTAAYGEPAMTTVDIGVRGNPGILVSGHDLHDLARLLDQTDGTGVDVYTHGEMLPAQAYPAFRTFAHFAGNYGGSWYRQDKEFASFNGPILMTTNCITPVRDEYRDRIYTTGAAGYPGVRHIPAAADGEKDFSAIVEQAKGCASPTEIETGSLTVGFGHGQLEKLAKPILEAVKSGAVKRFVVMAGCDGRQKGRSYFTDVATALPPEAVILTAGCAKYRYNKLGLGETAGLPRVIDAGQCNDSYSLAVIALKLKEILELDDINDLPISYDIAWYEQKAVAVLLALLALGVKNIRLGPTLPAFLSPNVATVLVEKFGIRPTGEAASDAAAIMEGR, from the coding sequence ATGTTCTGTTTCCAGTGCCAGGAGACGGCCGGCAACGCCGGCTGCACGAAGCGGGGCGTCTGCGGCAAGGACGAGACGACGGCCAACATGCAGGACCTCCTGCTGTACGTCCTCAGGGGCGTCGCCGTCCACGCCGAGCGCCTCGATCAGGCCGATCCCCTCTTCGGGAAGGCGGGCCGGTTCACGATGCGGGCCCTCTTTGCCACGATCACCAACGCCAACTTCAGCGCCGACCGGATCGCCGCCCTCGTGCGCGAGTCGATCGCCCTGCGCGACGAGCTCGCCGCGAAGACGCCCGCGGGCGATCTTCCCGAAGCGGCCCGCTGGCGCGGCGCGTCGATGGAGGAGTTCCTCGCCGCCGCTTCCGGCGTCGGGGTCCTCGCCACGGACGACGAGGATGCGCGGAGCCTGCGCGAGCTCCTCGTCTACGGTCTGAAGGGGATCGCCGCCTATGCCGATCACGCCGCCGTTCTCGGCAGGGAGGATCCGGCGATCTACGCCTTCGCCTTCAAGGCGCTCGCCTCGCTCACCCGCGAGACCGACGGCGACGCCCTCTTCGCCCTCGTCATGGAGGCCGGCAGCATGGCCGTGACGACGATGGCGCTCCTCGACGCGGCCAACACGGCCGCCTACGGCGAGCCCGCGATGACGACGGTCGACATCGGCGTCCGCGGCAACCCGGGGATCCTCGTCTCGGGCCACGACCTGCACGACCTCGCCCGGCTCCTCGATCAGACCGACGGCACGGGCGTCGACGTCTACACGCACGGCGAGATGCTTCCCGCCCAGGCCTACCCGGCCTTCCGCACATTCGCCCACTTCGCGGGGAACTACGGCGGCTCGTGGTACCGGCAGGACAAGGAGTTCGCCTCCTTCAACGGCCCCATCCTCATGACGACGAACTGCATCACGCCGGTCAGGGACGAGTACCGCGACCGCATCTACACGACGGGCGCCGCCGGCTACCCCGGCGTCAGGCACATCCCCGCCGCGGCGGACGGCGAGAAGGACTTCTCGGCGATCGTCGAGCAGGCGAAGGGGTGCGCCTCGCCGACGGAGATCGAGACGGGCTCGCTCACCGTCGGGTTCGGCCACGGCCAGCTCGAGAAGCTCGCCAAGCCGATCCTCGAGGCCGTCAAGAGCGGCGCCGTGAAGCGTTTCGTCGTGATGGCGGGCTGCGACGGCCGCCAGAAGGGGCGCTCCTACTTCACCGACGTGGCCACGGCCTTGCCGCCCGAGGCGGTGATCCTCACCGCCGGCTGCGCGAAGTACCGCTACAACAAGCTCGGCCTCGGCGAGACCGCCGGACTCCCGCGCGTCATCGACGCCGGCCAGTGCAACGACTCGTACTCCCTGGCCGTCATCGCCCTCAAGCTCAAGGAGATCCTCGAGCTCGACGACATCAACGACCTGCCGATCTCCTACGATATCGCCTGGTACGAGCAGAAGGCGGTCGCCGTGCTCCTCGCCCTGCTGGCGCTCGGCGTGAAGAACATCCGCCTCGGGCCCACGCTGCCCGCCTTCCTCTCGCCGAACGTGGCGACGGTGCTCGTGGAGAAGTTCGGCATCAGGCCGACGGGCGAGGCCGCCTCGGACGCGGCGGCGATCATGGAGGGAAGATGA
- a CDS encoding Crp/Fnr family transcriptional regulator, giving the protein MDRRDGKLFQTAFFGDIGPGARQALLNVGVYREAAGNSVLFLEGDVEGRFFILVEGAVKLYKLTPDGREIVIRLVCPGEMFAEAILFERDDYPVSALVTADSLLFEIPRRGFLALLGEPAFRDEFIGTLMRKMRFLADRILQLTAFDVEERFFRFVADRWGRRPSCRPDLSKKELAQAIGTTPETLSRLLARLARRKLATWENGLLEIDPACWELHAGDG; this is encoded by the coding sequence ATGGACAGGCGCGACGGGAAGCTCTTCCAAACGGCGTTCTTCGGCGACATCGGGCCCGGGGCCCGGCAGGCGCTGCTGAATGTCGGTGTGTATCGTGAAGCCGCAGGGAACAGCGTACTCTTTCTCGAGGGGGATGTCGAGGGCCGCTTCTTCATCCTCGTCGAGGGGGCGGTCAAGCTCTACAAGCTCACCCCCGACGGCCGCGAGATCGTCATCCGGCTCGTTTGCCCCGGGGAGATGTTCGCCGAGGCGATCCTCTTCGAGCGCGACGACTACCCGGTGAGCGCCCTCGTCACGGCCGACTCGCTCCTCTTCGAGATCCCCCGGCGGGGCTTTCTCGCGCTCCTCGGGGAGCCCGCCTTCCGCGACGAGTTCATCGGCACCCTGATGCGCAAGATGCGCTTTCTCGCCGACCGCATCCTCCAGCTCACCGCCTTCGACGTGGAGGAGCGCTTCTTCCGCTTCGTCGCCGACCGCTGGGGGCGACGCCCCTCCTGCCGACCCGACCTCTCCAAGAAGGAGCTGGCGCAGGCGATCGGGACGACGCCCGAGACCCTCTCGCGCCTCCTCGCGCGGCTCGCGCGCCGGAAGCTCGCCACCTGGGAGAACGGCCTGCTCGAGATCGACCCCGCCTGCTGGGAGCTCCACGCCGGCGACGGGTGA
- a CDS encoding cupin domain-containing protein translates to MKIVDVVNAPSAPNPHGVRVSKVYDDESAVAMHISLEPGEGLKMHVTPVDVFFYVLEGTPSITVGKETERVPADRLVESPARVPHTIVNDAASPARILVVKAPRPTSETKLL, encoded by the coding sequence ATGAAGATCGTCGATGTCGTAAACGCGCCCTCCGCGCCGAATCCGCACGGCGTGCGCGTCTCGAAGGTCTACGACGACGAGTCGGCCGTCGCCATGCACATCTCGCTCGAGCCGGGCGAGGGGCTCAAGATGCACGTCACCCCGGTCGACGTCTTCTTCTACGTGCTCGAGGGGACGCCGTCGATCACGGTGGGGAAGGAGACCGAGCGGGTGCCGGCCGACCGGCTCGTGGAGAGCCCGGCGCGCGTCCCGCACACGATCGTCAACGACGCGGCGTCGCCCGCGCGCATCCTCGTCGTCAAGGCGCCACGGCCCACGTCGGAGACGAAGCTCCTCTAG